In Tripterygium wilfordii isolate XIE 37 chromosome 23, ASM1340144v1, whole genome shotgun sequence, one genomic interval encodes:
- the LOC119992418 gene encoding transcription factor TCP13-like, with product MNPSSKEIESSATRHDSIKIPKSTTTPSSSSTTPRLGLKDPRIVRVLGGKDRHSKVRTIRGLRDRRIRLSIPTAIQLYDLQDRLGLNQPSKVVDWLLNAAKDGIDELPPLPIPPEHFALTTHHQPIHDPHEIVGSSKGINARENENNEGILLHDPQLTFMPSYGSFYPLEPSNFSSFSQSAAGGDHHHIQNLNALPLPSTLSLSSGGGGGGSQILETQPYFSNSGENEYSRLLINHQVMNPSIAHHPQGVYYSLGQFMRVPFHFSVPPRINLQSSSSPGNDVGGHDHHQPNKGQEFHSK from the coding sequence ATGAATCCAAGTTCAAAGGAAATTGAGTCTTCAGCAACAAGACATGATTCAATTAAGATCCCTAAATCTACTACTACTCCATCAAGCTCATCAACAACACCACGGTTAGGGCTAAAGGATCCGCGGATTGTGCGAGTTCTTGGAGGGAAAGACAGGCATAGCAAGGTTCGCACAATAAGAGGATTGAGAGACAGAAGAATTAGGCTTTCAATTCCTACAGCAATTCAATTGTATGATCTTCAAGACAGGCTTGGACTCAATCAACCTAGTAAGGTTGTTGATTGGTTACTTAATGCAGCCAAGGATGGAATTGATGAACTCCCTCCTCTCCCAATTCCACCTGAGCATTTTGCCCTAACAACACACCATCAACCAATTCATGATCCTCATGAGATTGTTGGTTCCTCGAAGGGAATTAATGcaagagaaaatgaaaacaatgaaGGAATATTACTACATGATCCCCAACTTACATTCATGCCATCATATGGTTCTTTCTATCCTTTGGAGCCTTcaaatttctcttctttctctcaatCCGCGGCCGGAGGCGACCATCATCATATTCAGAACTTGAATGCTCTACCATTGCCATCTACATTGTCACTCTCCTCCGGCGGTGGTGGCGGCGGCTCTCAGATTTTGGAGACACAACCTTATTTCAGTAATAGTGGTGAAAATGAATATTCAAGACTACTAATCAATCACCAAGTGATGAATCCTTCAATTGCTCATCATCCACAAGGTGTGTACTACTCATTAGGGCAGTTCATGAGAGTACCCTTCCATTTCAGTGTTCCTCCAAGGATTAATCTCCAATCATCCTCATCCCCGGGGAATGATGTCGGCGGTCATGATCATCATCAGCCTAATAAGGGTCAAGAGTTTCATTCCAAATGA
- the LOC119993610 gene encoding malonyl-CoA:anthocyanidin 5-O-glucoside-6''-O-malonyltransferase-like, whose product MDRSSKSLMESIISPIEVVEECQIAPCCDSPESATKFSLPLTFFDIIWLKFNPSERVYFYQPTESSSSPEFFYRVILPKLKQSLSVTLCHFLPLAGRLTWPSHASKPSIHYVPNDTVSLTVAESDADFNRLSSNDIRDTIESRPYVPELQIADSTSPVIALQITLFPDSGYSIGYSTHHATLDGRSITLFMKAWAHICREPESDLPQELTPSFDRTVVKDPEGLDMVYSNHWIEISKTLAPDTDPRSVKPFPGESITKSKLFRATFVLTGEDIKRLRDWVLSIETIVDQLRLSSFVLTYAYTLVCIVESMGEEKVSWVHFIFASDCRTRLDSHSIPKNYFGNCIYGYDGFVDAKALMDKNGVILMAKKISELVKEANCCGLEGAKEALEKWTSGKPKTLTIGIAGSPRFELYEVDFGWGRPKKVEVISIDKNRGIAMERSRDGDGGIEVGVVLEKHEMEVFASLFVNGLKELHY is encoded by the coding sequence ATGGACCGCAGTTCCAAATCTCTGATGGAATCAATAATATCGCCGATTGAGGTGGTGGAAGAGTGTCAAATCGCCCCATGCTGTGACTCACCTGAGTCAGCCACCAAGTTTTCCCTCCCTCTCACATTCTTCGACATCATATGGCTCAAGTTTAACCCGAGTGAGCGCGTCTACTTCTACCAACCCACTGAGTCATCATCATCCCCCGAGTTCTTTTACCGCGTCATTCTTCCAAAACTCAAGCAGTCCCTTTCTGTCACTCTTTGCCACTTCCTCCCTCTCGCGGGCCGCCTCACGTGGCCCTCGCATGCCTCCAAACCATCCATCCACTACGTGCCAAACGACACCGTTTCTCTAACGGTGGCCGAATCTGATGCCGACTTCAACCGCTTATCAAGCAACGATATCCGAGACACCATCGAGTCGCGTCCGTACGTACCCGAATTGCAGATAGCGGACTCAACATCGCCGGTGATAGCTTTGCAAATAACACTGTTCCCCGATTCAGGGTATTCGATTGGGTACTCGACTCACCATGCGACTCTTGATGGGAGAAGCATTACGCTGTTTATGAAAGCTTGGGCTCACATATGCCGAGAACCCGAATCCGATTTGCCTCAAGAATTGACACCATCGTTTGATCGGACGGTGGTGAAGGACCCGGAAGGGCTCGACATGGTGTATTCAAACCATTGGATTGAGATTTCAAAAACGCTGGCTCCGGACACAGATCCAAGGAGCGTCAAGCCGTTTCCAGGCGAGTCCatcacaaaatcaaaattatttcGAGCCACGTTTGTATTGACCGGCGAAGATATAAAGAGATTGAGGGATTGGGTATTGTCGATTGAAACCATTGTTGATCAGCTTCGTTTATCTAGCTTTGTGCTCACATATGCATACACACTGGTTTGCATTGTAGAATCAATGGGAGAAGAGAAGGTCAGTTGGGTTCACTTCATATTTGCATCTGATTGTAGGACCCGATTGGATTCCCATTCGATCCCAAAAAATTATTTCGGGAATTGTATTTATGGATATGATGGGTTTGTAGATGCAAAAGCTTTGATGGATAAGAATGGAGTAATTTTAATGGCCAAAAAGATTAGTGAGTTGGTGAAGGAAGCGAACTGTTGTGGTCTGGAAGGAGCAAAGGAGGCGCTTGAGAAATGGACCTCAGGGAAGCCTAAAACACTCACTATTGGGATTGCCGGTTCGCCCCGGTTTGAGCTTTATGAGGTGGATTTCGGTTGGGGGAGGCCTAAGAAGGTGGAGGTTATATCGATAGACAAGAATCGAGGTATTGCCATGGAGAGAAgcagagatggagatggaggaaTTGAGGTTGGGGTGGTGTTGGAGAAGCATGAGATGGAGGTTTTTGCTTCTCTGTTTGTTAATGGACTCAAAGAGCTTCACTATTGA
- the LOC119992895 gene encoding transcription initiation factor TFIID subunit 8: MSDGGGESQRFHKQPHAKRKSSGGDEFAQALAKIAVAQVCESCGFQAFQQSALETLSDVATRYIYDIGKTAHSYANLAGRTEGNVFDVIRGLEDSGLVQGFAGASDINHCLASSGVVREIVQYVGDAEDVPFAYSIPRFPIIKEQKPTPSFLQIQEEPPEAHIPAWLPAFPDPQTYLQIPTANEGATDPYVEKVEPAGHPKKVERASFNLQRQFASNGAEGPSSDDHPVNGSRIKQVAENNPFLAEPLQHEERKVSDVIPPAQLSNKAHVKYNVAENHHVDNHVSVPETFAPAIEAMKSRLSDTEAMPEKLILNQRPAVQFKIKVGRKSVATGLDLIQQKTNPDDNAPWSRKENKNDEKKRRAEKILKESMEISEGKDSVVD, from the coding sequence ATGAGCGATGGAGGTGGGGAGAGTCAAAGATTTCATAAACAACCGCATGCTAAGAGAAAATCAAGCGGCGGTGATGAATTTGCCCAAGCTCTTGCAAAGATTGCTGTAGCTCAAGTATGCGAGAGTTGTGGTTTTCAGGCTTTTCAACAGTCTGCTCTTGAAACTCTATCTGATGTTGCAACTCGGTACATATACGATATCGGAAAGACTGCCCATTCCTATGCAAATTTAGCTGGTAGAACGGAAGGTAATGTTTTTGATGTTATTCGAGGGTTGGAAGACTCGGGTTTGGTACAAGGGTTTGCTGGTGCTTCAGATATTAATCATTGCCTTGCAAGTTCAGGCGTAGTTCGGGAGATTGTTCAGTATGTTGGTGATGCCGAGGACGTCCCTTTCGCATATTCTATCCCGCGGTTCCCCATTATTAAAGAGCAAAAGCCAACCCCTAGTTTTTTGCAAATTCAAGAGGAGCCGCCGGAGGCTCACATCCCAGCTTGGCTTCCTGCATTCCCTGACCCTCAGACTTACCTTCAGATACCCACAGCAAATGAAGGGGCAACTGATCCTTATGTGGAGAAGGTTGAACCTGCAGGGCATCCTAAAAAGGTTGAGCGAGCTTCATTCAATTTGCAGCGTCAGTTTGCTAGCAATGGGGCAGAAGGACCTTCCTCTGATGACCACCCTGTTAATGGCTCTAGGATCAAACAAGTGGCAGAAAATAATCCATTTCTTGCTGAGCCTTTGCAGCACGAGGAGAGGAAAGTTTCTGATGTCATTCCTCCAGCTCAGCTATCAAATAAAGCACATGTTAAATATAATGTAGCAGAAAACCACCATGTGGATAACCATGTTTCAGTGCCGGAGACATTTGCTCCAGCTATTGAAGCGATGAAGAGCAGGTTATCTGATACTGAGGCAATGCCAGAAAAGCTTATTTTAAACCAGAGGCCAGCAGTGCAATTCAAAATTAAAGTTGGGAGAAAGTCAGTAGCGACAGGGTTGGATTTGATCCAGCAGAAAACAAATCCAGATGATAATGCCCCATGGTCTAGAAAGGAGAACAAGAATGATGAGAAGAAGAGGAGGGCTGAGAAAATTCTGAAGGAATCCATGGAAATTTCCGAAGGAAAAGATTCAGTTGTAGATTAG